A genomic window from Lotus japonicus ecotype B-129 chromosome 1, LjGifu_v1.2 includes:
- the LOC130729252 gene encoding probable glutathione S-transferase: MAGSEEEVKLFGSVGSPFVIRVQIALKLKGVEYNYQEETLGSLSDTLLKFNPVYKMVPVFLHKGKPISESLVILEYIDETWKHNPILPSDPYQRAMARFWSKFIDDKCVAPAWKSAFMIDEKEREKAAEELFEALQFLENELKDKKFFGGEEFGFVDIAALFIPLFKEVAEFKLFTSDQFPKLYKWSQEFYNHPVVKENMPSKDQLFGYFKARSATLAASRK; the protein is encoded by the exons ATGGCCGGAAGTGAGGAAGAGGTGAAGCTTTTCGGATCTGTGGGAAGCCCATTTGTGATCAGGGTTCAGATTGCTCTCAAATTGAAGGGAGTTGAATATAATTACCAGGAAGAAACCTTGGGCAGCTTGAGTGATACGCTCCTCAAATTCAACCCAGTTTACAAGATGGTTCCTGTGTTTCTTCACAAAGGGAAACCTATTTCAGAGTCCCTTGTGATCCTGGAGTACATCGATGAGACATGGAAACACAACCCCATCTTGCCTTCTGACCCTTACCAGAGAGCCATGGCCAGATTCTGGTCCAAGTTCATAGATGATAAG TGCGTTGCTCCTGCTTGGAAATCTGCTTTTATGATTGATGAGAAGGAGCGTGAAAAGGCTGCTGAGGAATTATTTGAGGCTCTGCAGTTTCTTGAGAATGAGCTGAAGGACAAGAAGTTCTTTGGAGGAGAGGAGTTTGGCTTTGTGGATATCGCTGCTCTTTTCATACCTTTATTTAAAGAAGTGGCTGAGTTCAAGTTGTTCACAAGTGACCAATTTCCAAAGCTATACAAATGGAGCCAAGAATTTTATAACCATCCAGTTGTGAAGGAAAATATGCCTTCTAAAGACCAACTTTTTGGTTATTTCAAAGCTCGCTCCGCAACCCTTGCTGCCTCAAGAAAATAG
- the LOC130729249 gene encoding probable glutathione S-transferase yields the protein MAASGENVQLLGIVGSPFVCRVQIALKLKGVEYEFVEQTLGQKSELLLKYNPVHKKVPVLAHNEKPIAESLVILEYIDETWKSNPILPSEPYQRAMARFWSKFIDDKVVDTTWKSVFTVEEEEREKRIEELSEALQFLENELKDKFFGGEEFGFVDIAAVFVAFYVPLFQEIAGLHLFTAEKFPKLYDWSQDFLNHPVVKESLPPRDPLFAFFKGRYESLTASK from the exons ATGGCTGCATCAGGGGAAAATGTGCAACTTTTGGGAATTGTGGGAAGCCCATTTGTGTGCAGGGTACAGATTGCTCTCAAGCTGAAGGGAGTTGAATACGAATTCGTGGAACAAACCTTGGGTCAAAAGAGTGAACTGCTCCTCAAATACAACCCTGTTCATAAGAAGGTTCCTGTTCTTGCTCACAATGAGAAGCCCATAGCAGAGTCCCTTGTGATTCTTGAGTACATTGATGAGACCTGGAAAAGCAACCCCATCTTGCCTTCTGAACCTTACCAGAGAGCCATGGCCAGATTCTGGTCCAAATTCATAGATGACAAG GTCGTGGATACAACATGGAAATCTGTTTTCACAGTGGAAGAGGAAGAGCGTGAGAAGAGAATTGAAGAATTATCTGAGGCACTGCAGTTTCTTGAGAATGAGCTGAAGGACAAGTTTTTTGGGGGAGAGGAGTTTGGGTTTGTGGACATTGCTGCTGTGTTTGTAGCTTTTTATGTCCCTTTGTTTCAAGAAATAGCAGGGTTGCACTTGTTCACAGCTGAGAAATTTCCCAAGCTCTACGACTGGAGTCAAGACTTTCTGAACCATCCAGTTGTGAAAGAATCTCTGCCCCCTAGAGATCCACTTTTTGCCTTTTTCAAAGGTCGCTATGAAAGCCTTACTGCTTCAAAATAA